The following are encoded together in the Constrictibacter sp. MBR-5 genome:
- a CDS encoding prohibitin family protein produces the protein MNQTRRRRRPNLEAVIAIIVGLFVLVALWPYVTVSIKPGEVGVLYSRLFGGTVRDRTYDEGIHFILPWDIMYVYDARVREEGTEIQILSREGLAIEVSASIRYRIVRSQVTELHVNYGPAYERVLIRPVFLSSIREAIGQYRPEELYSTAPEEIQEKATIEAVHELNRLPVEVDAIIFKWVRLPAGLSTTIEEKLREEQQVLKYQFILERTYKEAIRRVVEGEGIRLYQQAINEGLSENFLRFKGIEATQALAASDNAKIVVVGGKDGLPLILNPDGGGAGLSKSASAEQAGPPAAPDDDLPRSRPHSLPAEHAESAVETLDERIARFSDRLHGLWDSVVSARIPAKVIVSPTEEGRP, from the coding sequence ATGAACCAGACCAGAAGACGGCGCAGACCGAATCTCGAGGCGGTCATCGCGATCATCGTCGGCCTCTTCGTGCTCGTCGCGCTCTGGCCATACGTCACGGTCAGCATCAAACCGGGCGAGGTGGGCGTTCTCTACTCGCGGCTGTTCGGCGGCACGGTGCGCGACCGGACCTATGACGAGGGCATCCACTTCATCCTGCCTTGGGACATCATGTACGTGTACGATGCGCGCGTGCGGGAGGAAGGCACGGAGATACAGATCCTCAGCCGCGAGGGGCTCGCGATCGAGGTCTCGGCCTCCATCCGCTACCGGATCGTCCGCAGCCAGGTCACCGAACTTCACGTGAACTACGGGCCCGCCTACGAGCGGGTCCTGATCCGGCCGGTGTTCCTGTCCTCGATCCGCGAAGCGATCGGCCAGTACCGTCCGGAGGAACTCTACAGCACGGCCCCGGAAGAGATTCAGGAGAAGGCCACGATCGAGGCAGTGCACGAACTCAACCGGCTGCCCGTCGAGGTGGATGCGATCATCTTCAAGTGGGTGCGCCTGCCCGCCGGGCTGAGCACGACGATCGAGGAGAAGCTCCGCGAGGAGCAGCAGGTCCTGAAATACCAGTTCATCCTGGAGCGTACCTACAAGGAGGCGATCCGGCGCGTGGTCGAGGGCGAAGGCATCCGGCTCTACCAGCAGGCCATCAACGAGGGCCTGTCCGAAAACTTCCTGCGCTTCAAGGGCATCGAGGCGACCCAGGCCCTCGCCGCGTCCGACAATGCCAAGATCGTCGTCGTCGGCGGCAAGGACGGTCTGCCGCTCATTCTCAACCCGGACGGCGGCGGCGCCGGCCTATCGAAGAGCGCCTCGGCCGAACAGGCGGGGCCGCCGGCCGCGCCGGACGACGATCTGCCACGCTCACGGCCGCATAGCCTGCCTGCCGAACATGCGGAATCGGCGGTCGAGACTCTCGACGAGCGGATCGCACGCTTTTCCGACAGGCTGCACGGCTTGTGGGACAGCGTCGTGTCCGCCAGGATTCCCGCCAAGGTGATTGTCTCTCCCACCGAAGAGGGTAGGCCGTGA
- a CDS encoding ATP-binding cassette domain-containing protein, whose product MRDKLLLSLLRERSGGRAKKILAAAIAAGALEGATIVCVALALDDLRTGSISLRILVLFLLALGGYYVCYKYAIGNFTSIALGIVHDLQTRITDAFRRLNLRQFEQLDEGQVYQEIIGNKDVIVESTRYLVVALSGLTLMLVAFVFALVLSPIGFLVIVLSLTFSGMVLAAMHKEVTVLQRRVQAVDARLTLSLKDLLYGFIELKMNRAKRDELFAEAIHARAAESHALKQQSEQLYVRGLAFFNSFIFFPVAAIIFILPIFVEIQLDVLIKLIGITLFSLGPLTSVITALPALSKAEMLIRNILAFEERLQTLREPETTQPAEPLPFERIALQDLRFAYPAPDGTTQFSVEVDAFELQRNEMVFVTGGNGSGKTSFMKLFAGLYTPDTGSIRLDGVAVPEIGIDAYRGLFSIVLMNFHLFERLYGVGQRDDAYANRLLTELQLGGRTSLAEDGSFVTTDLSSGQRRRLAVIAALLEKRPVLLFDEVAADFDPQFRRFFYETFLPRLNEEGRTILAISHDDRYFHVADRVVTMRDGRIVSVDGGEARDR is encoded by the coding sequence TTGCGTGACAAGCTCTTACTCAGTCTTCTGAGGGAGCGTTCGGGGGGCCGTGCCAAGAAGATCCTGGCGGCGGCGATCGCCGCCGGGGCTCTCGAAGGAGCGACCATCGTCTGCGTCGCACTGGCGCTGGACGATCTCCGGACGGGATCGATTTCGCTCCGTATCCTGGTGCTCTTCCTGCTGGCGCTCGGCGGCTACTATGTCTGCTACAAATATGCGATCGGCAATTTCACCTCGATCGCCCTGGGCATCGTCCACGACCTGCAGACGCGGATCACCGACGCCTTCCGGCGCCTGAACCTGCGGCAGTTCGAGCAGCTCGACGAAGGGCAGGTCTACCAGGAGATCATCGGCAACAAGGACGTCATCGTCGAATCGACGCGCTATCTCGTGGTGGCGCTGTCGGGCCTGACCTTGATGCTCGTGGCCTTCGTCTTCGCCCTGGTTCTGTCGCCCATCGGCTTTCTGGTCATCGTCCTGTCGCTGACCTTCAGCGGCATGGTGCTCGCCGCGATGCACAAGGAGGTGACGGTCCTGCAGCGCCGGGTCCAGGCGGTCGACGCGCGGCTGACGCTCAGCCTGAAGGACCTGCTGTACGGGTTCATCGAGCTGAAGATGAACCGTGCCAAGCGCGACGAACTCTTCGCCGAGGCGATCCACGCCCGGGCCGCCGAGAGCCACGCCCTCAAGCAGCAGTCCGAGCAGCTCTACGTTCGCGGCCTCGCCTTCTTCAACTCCTTCATCTTCTTCCCGGTCGCGGCGATCATCTTCATCCTGCCGATCTTCGTGGAGATCCAGCTCGATGTCCTGATCAAGCTGATCGGCATCACGCTCTTCTCGCTCGGACCGCTCACCAGCGTGATCACGGCGCTGCCGGCGCTGTCGAAGGCCGAGATGCTGATCCGCAACATCCTTGCCTTCGAAGAGCGGCTGCAGACCCTGCGGGAGCCCGAGACGACGCAGCCGGCGGAGCCGCTGCCGTTCGAGCGGATCGCCCTGCAGGACCTGCGCTTCGCCTATCCGGCGCCTGACGGCACCACGCAGTTCTCGGTCGAGGTCGACGCCTTCGAACTGCAGCGCAACGAGATGGTCTTCGTGACCGGCGGCAACGGCAGTGGCAAGACCTCCTTCATGAAGCTGTTCGCCGGGCTCTATACGCCGGATACCGGGTCGATCAGGCTCGACGGCGTCGCCGTCCCGGAGATCGGGATCGACGCCTATCGCGGCCTCTTCTCCATCGTCCTCATGAACTTTCACCTGTTCGAGCGTCTCTACGGCGTCGGCCAGCGCGACGACGCCTACGCCAATCGGCTGCTGACGGAACTGCAGCTCGGCGGCCGGACCAGCCTCGCGGAGGACGGAAGTTTCGTGACCACCGATCTTTCGAGCGGCCAGCGGCGGCGCCTGGCGGTGATCGCGGCCTTGCTGGAGAAGCGTCCGGTCCTGCTCTTCGACGAGGTGGCGGCGGACTTCGATCCCCAGTTCCGCCGCTTCTTCTACGAGACCTTTCTGCCGCGCCTGAACGAGGAAGGACGCACGATCCTCGCCATCTCGCACGACGACCGCTACTTCCATGTCGCGGACCGCGTCGTGACGATGCGCGACGGCCGGATCGTGTCGGTCGACGGCGGCGAGGCGCGGGACCGATGA